ACGACTTCACACACTGGGCCGGCAAAAAAACAACGCTTTTGCTCGCCTGTTACGTTCATAGTCAGGTCGAGGAGAACAGCATGAAATCCCGGATCATTGGGCTGCGAGTGGCCGGCACCGTCTACGCACTGATGGCCTTGGCACAACTGGGGCGCTTGATTATTCGCCCCGAGGTTCTCGTTGATGGGTATCCCATGCCCCTGTGGCCAAGCGTGCTCGCCTTGGTATTGCTCGTGGTATTGAGCGTCTGGATGTGGTCGCTCACACAGTCGCGAGCAGAGTGAGGCTGACTCAGCCGAATAGCTCCAAGGCGTGATGGAGTCCGTCTTGCGGCGTTAGTATTTTTCCATTCTGCAGTCATTCCCCTAGAAAAGAATCGGTCTAAAAACCCCGACCCAAGCCTCGAACGATTTGCTATTCTGAAGCTGTAGGTGAAGACGCAGACTGATGCGCAAAGGGATAGCGAGGAAGCGTGGGGCGCGCTCCCAAGGGTACACGGTTAGAAAGATCTCCGCGCTGAGATCCAGCCCTTATGCCGTGTGAGGCAGAACAGCCTAAAGTTAAAAATCCTGTTCTGTGAGAGGCCCGATAAACCTTGTAAGCCAGAGACCAGCGCTGGCCACCTACATCGATTTCAGAAGCCCGCCTTGTGCGGGCTTTTTCGTGTTCGCGGGTAGCCAGTTTGTTCTACACGGCGTTCACTTTTGTGAATGACTCGCGCACGCCTGGTTCATCGCGTTCCGCCTGTCTGACGTGAGCCGCAAAGCCAATCTGATCCGAAGCAATTTCCGCGCGCAACGTGAGTAGCGGAATGTCATATGCACCAGCATTCTGCGGTCGGAAAGGAATCGGTGCGGTTTTCCAGAGGTCATCAAGGCGTTGGCCGAGCGCGTCGCAAGTTGTTGAGAATCTCTCCTCATCCATTCGGCTGGTCCGATAGATCACGAACGGTGGCAGCACGTCGAAGCCGGGATAAAACAGTACGCCATGCTGAATCGGGAATAACACATCGTCGATGGGCCCATTGATGCCCCGGGGGCTGTAATGCGATTCCCATCCACCCGCGGTGACGATCAGCATCGCCCGTTTGCCCGCGAGTTTGCCTTCCCCATAGCGGTTGCCCCAGCGCGCATCGGAATGTTCCCCTACGCCATAGGCATAGACGCGTTCCACCCAGCCTTTGAGGATCGCCGGCATCGAAAACCACCACAGCGGAAACTGCAGAATGACGGCATCGGCCCAGAGCAGTTTTTCCTGTTCGAGGACGATGTCCTGGCTTTGTCGGCCTTCTTCGAAGGCATGTTTGGAGTCCAGCGAGGGATTGAACCGCGATTCAGCTGGCCGGCCGGGGCTGTCATCGGCGTCCAGTGAGGCTTTCCAGTCCATCGCGTATAGATCGGAGACCTGCACTTGGTGGCCGGCAGCTTCCGCTTCAACTGACCGAGCAAACCGGCTTCTTTCAGACGATCGTTAATCGTCTTTTCGACCAGCGTTTCAAGCTTTTGCATGGACTTCACTTGCTCGGCGAAAGCAGATTTCAGCAGCGGTTCATTCGTCCAGCTTTGCACCAGACCGACCCGCGCCTGAACCAAGGCTGCGCGACGACGAAAAAGGCTCAAGAGCTGGCGGTACAGCGGTGATGGCGGGGTCCAAGGGTGAAGATCATCACCTTCGTTCTTCAGATAGCGAGCGAGCAGTCGGGCATCCAGCGCATCGGTTTTGGCGCGGATATTCACCCCTTTGCGGTAATGGCTGAGTTCATAGCCACCCACCATGTAAATCACGCAGCCGGCCTCATAGGCCAGATCGGCGAACTCCAGGTGATAGATATTGGTCGACTCAATGGCTACAGCGACGGTCCCCGACAAGGCCTTCAACCATTGCTTGATGGCTGTTTTGTTGTTGGGGATCTCTTCAAGCAGGTCAAGTTCGGCGTGATAGATCACCAGTTCGTTCTCGGCGACATCCACGCCTACGATCGGCTTTGTGACAGAAACCGGCATTGCCATTGGATTTCCTCCGGGATATGGTTTTGAGCACTTGAAGGGCTCACCCAGAGGCGCAGGCTTGTTCCTATCGTCGGTCTAGCCAGATGCATTCTTTATCGGCGCTTGGGTGAAAGGAGGAGGGGCGAAATCTCCCACGGATCTGTACTGCGTCAACAGTCAGAATCGGGCTTTGTCCCTCCTCCTCCCTTCAAGTCCTACCATACAAGCGGGCTTGCCCGCGATGGCGGCGGCACATCCAGCATTGATGTTTGCTGACACACCGCTTTCGCGGGCAAGCCCGCTCCCACAGGTTCTGCGCTTGGTATGAGCCTGCATTCTTCTGCCGCCAGTTGTGTTCATCCCGGTGTTTGGCTAATCTTGCACAAACACGCAAAAACAGGCATAACCATGCAAGCTGAGCATTCCATCGCTGAACTCCCGCAGCTGCGCCGTCAAAAAATCCTGCTGATCCTGGAGCGCGACGGTAAGGTCATGGCCTCCGAATTGAGCCAGCATTTCGCCGTGTCCGAGGACACCATCCGCCGGGATCTGTCGGAGCTGGCCAGCGCCGGGCTGGTGCAGCGGGTACACGGCGGGGCGTTGCCGCGACCCAAAGATACGGGCAAGGATTACTTCACCCGGGTCGGCGAAACCGATGAAGTGAAAACCCGGCTGGCCCAACTCGCCGCACGGCGGGTTAAAAACGGCCAGATCGTGATTTTCGATTCCGGCAGCACCACGCTGCAGATCGCGCGCTCGTTGCCCGCTGACATCTGCATCACGGCCATCACCGCGTCGCCGATGATCGCGATCACCCTGGCCGAATACAAAGGCATCACAGTGATAGTCGCCGGTGGTCAGCTCAATCCCGCCACGATGTCTTCCGGCGGCCATGAAGCGCTGCGGCTGATCGAGAGCATCAAGGCCGACCTGGTGTTTACCGGGGTTTGCGCCATTCATCCGGAAGTCGGCATCAGCTCGCTGCATTTCGATGAGGTGCGGGTGAAGCAGGCAATGCTCGCCAGTGCTTCCCATGTGATTGCCGTCACCACCGCAGATAAACTGGGGGCGGTGGAGCCCTTCGTTGTTGCGCCTTGCAACCGCGTGCATACCCTGATCACCGAACGTCACGTGGCCTCGGGCAATGTCGAGGATTATCAAAAACTGGGGATTGAGGTGGTGCAGATAGACGCTTGAGCGTCATCGCGGTCAGCGCTGCATGGGTTACGCTGATAGC
The window above is part of the Pseudomonas sp. B21-048 genome. Proteins encoded here:
- a CDS encoding NAD(P)H-dependent oxidoreductase, translated to MQVSDLYAMDWKASLDADDSPGRPAESRFNPSLDSKHAFEEGRQSQDIVLEQEKLLWADAVILQFPLWWFSMPAILKGWVERVYAYGVGEHSDARWGNRYGEGKLAGKRAMLIVTAGGWESHYSPRGINGPIDDVLFPIQHGVLFYPGFDVLPPFVIYRTSRMDEERFSTTCDALGQRLDDLWKTAPIPFRPQNAGAYDIPLLTLRAEIASDQIGFAAHVRQAERDEPGVRESFTKVNAV
- a CDS encoding DeoR/GlpR family DNA-binding transcription regulator, with product MQAEHSIAELPQLRRQKILLILERDGKVMASELSQHFAVSEDTIRRDLSELASAGLVQRVHGGALPRPKDTGKDYFTRVGETDEVKTRLAQLAARRVKNGQIVIFDSGSTTLQIARSLPADICITAITASPMIAITLAEYKGITVIVAGGQLNPATMSSGGHEALRLIESIKADLVFTGVCAIHPEVGISSLHFDEVRVKQAMLASASHVIAVTTADKLGAVEPFVVAPCNRVHTLITERHVASGNVEDYQKLGIEVVQIDA